DNA sequence from the Uloborus diversus isolate 005 chromosome 1, Udiv.v.3.1, whole genome shotgun sequence genome:
caactttgaagcttcaacaccaaataactttcattttaaataactcaaaaatttttgagttaaattataatactgtatagagaaaagaattgacataaattattgaaaaattgctcttcaaatgcccttaaaaaatattttctttgctacaaggcacaattttggacataccaaaacgttaactgagcaaatgtaccattaaaaattttttttttttaattatttccaaacgtttcaaaaaaaaaattaaaggtatgaatcttacactgaataattttttgttaatattttacacaaataacaaaagtaaagacagattatttactttgtaaacgattttagaaaaaagtaagtttgaaatttgatgtatgtccaaaagttacgatctttacaatgttattatttgagaactaagtatatgatgttttcgttttaaaggtatttatcgatcctgagaatcaatttttaattgtttaaaagtgttttcataagcttttatgcagtatcttagaagaaaaataatttttcttaaacatacatgtgagatgtccaaatggcgttacgatcttgacgccgataattctgtccgtttattcataatttttgatcatcgactgtcttctaacctcaataaaaaaggtattataatgttatcttctttaatccattggtattttgcataattaatacgttacacattgaacaatgcataaattacagtagaaacatggctggttatgatcgatcgaaagccattttgcgctaaaattgccaagcaaactccgttggcgacaacatagtgtacgataagctaaaggttaccagaggggaattccagtttgacaaatgtagttttccGTCAGCTGcaacagttttggcgactttatcacctgcgctagcaatttttttttccccgcttttattattttagaattttttttttctctttcttttcaaaacataatttaacgatctccaaatagaaatacgaatttcttttttcaataattatttttaggcatcgttttaatttttatgacattaaaaaaaatattcatttataaaactgatgtcactttttacatttgtattatttttaatttgaagctttttttaacctttcatcaactttttcaaaatcattccaaaacttgattatatgtaaagagcagtatgtatggccattcaagtacttgattaatatcctctttattattaaattgcaaaattcaaaaaatagtaaataaaattttcattggaaaagttaaaaatcagattaacaattgtaaactagtatgttgtggccatcacgaaactttcttctatatttttcttttttttctgatccctccccatgcttgacaatatgcaatattcccaacaaaaacaaaattacacatgcaaaaactagacgaccgtccaaatgtttgaattattgcaaaagcaaagcaaagtgcgaaaattgaaagttattttaaaagccttgcttgaattaattataaatattttatttgttaacaaacataagatggcaacagttaaaaattttaaatcattgagataatatttccgactagcaaaagtacccggcgttgcctgggtcagtaataattgttagaaaaaatcgttatttgcttttattttctgttttaagtgaaagaatttaaaacacatctttttgacgtgattaaaaatcgagtttcttccttacccataaaactaaaatagcaataagtataaagaacaaagtagtattgatttagaaccgaaagcactatatttaagcatatacaaatttaaaaaacatgaaattaatcttctcatgtttaaaaagattaatctgttgatactttttttttaacatggagtctaaaaccttctctgtatggctaatgaagtacgaagtgattaaaaaaaagtagctgcgctcgtaatccccttatacttgctttagttatttcgggaaatttcaatcattgtggctcttggtgcgattttgccgaatttgcgaaagtcgtttcgaggtaccttcgatgatgctcccccattctttccttactttgtaaaacggtatgatattaattttcgttacagagatatcgtcgccagatgctgagatatttttggtcaccataaaatggcgctaaacagtttcatccgaaatgttaccaaaataagtaataaaatttggtgattgtttgaaattgtgcaaaaagaaaaattaatggaagtttttgcgctgtttatggatttgcctaatttagttgctggattatttaacacagtagaaaaagtcttttgaaaattctttgattggcgatatttcgtttacatggtgaaagctgagaaacattatgacgtagtcttcggctgcaaaaacagcaacgttgaaaaagctgccaaatgcatcagctacggaaatctttctgcaaaaattttggcgatctgctggttgtttggataatgagtaagtgttcaatcagcataaataataataaaaactattaattacattaaagttccgtttaaatggaaaatcatcagccaaatcatgttttatttgccaatcttgtgcaaaaatcttacttcaagatttgacttgagaaaagccttgaacaatcacgaaaagcaaagaaagtcaacaatacaacaattgtcgctatcgacagggagttgagatgatacactaaatactgtattgagttgaggaaagccttcgaacatggatctaaaaagctcataactcgttttttattctacttagaaatttcgaacaggtgccatcttcagcagaaaaatcagagctttcgatggacatataatgtaaatatgtgcaagtattttttcatcccaatattagagaatttatacaaaaattgtgttttattgcccccctaagggggttttgccccccataacgggacgaaaactaccctatgtgttattctgatgcataagctatattattgtaaagtttcatcaaaatccgttcagtagtttttgcgtgaaagagtaacaaacatccatacatccatccatacatccatacatccatccatacagacaaactttcgcatatataatattagtaagatcatttccatacagttaaaatcacgagaaatacgcagacgacaatctattacgatttatctttcttattgttgcattaataaagctatttttattcgcagaaaaaaaaaatcaacacctcttggagcgattggcgtcaaaattgaaccaaagcctgtttacatatggattaacatatgttccaaatttcaaccagaacgtagtattacttcttgagatagggcactcacaatgaaaaaaaagaacgggcgattgcgctactccctttctagctgttgacaccaaaataaaatcagctcttatacccactaagggctacttgcaaataaatttttctttcattccgttcattatttcttgagatacagcagtcacaattgacgacaaaaaacgttctatagctcaacccccgtttgagttattgacaccaaaattgaatcagcacctgttcctgttgatggcaacatatggaccaaattttgtttgattccgccaattacttcctgaggaatagcaagcacgcgtaactcaaaaaacgtcccattgctccaccccccttggaggaattcgcgccaaaaaccaatgggcacaagttcacatagggcacatatgtgtaccaaatttcgttcgatttcatgcggtagtttttgctgtagagcggccacaaaaaactggtcacacacagacgtgacacacatacacacacacacatacacacacacacaaacacacacacacacacacacacacacacacacacacacagacagacagacattttccaaaaatagtcgaaatggactcagcatacCTCAAagcgttcgaatccgtcaaaattcgaaattcgaaaatttgctcgaatccaatactttcttctatatattagatatataagaaagtaaaaatggtgaaacttacattaagatgatgtccaaaatccgttacctacaggacaacaatgtccaaaatctgctacctacagactgctgatttaatttgctaattaacaatttttacaaatacctgctatcttttcatgttcatatattgtgttctaggtatgcatactatagaataaaagcaaaattgatgtcaaatttgaaaatttttgaaattgctcaaagttaacttttttgctcccacttttgagaactgccctaaaCGCGTTTTTAATGCCCCACAAACAGCAAAATATGGGAATTGGACGTTCTTTTCGTGCTTTCTTCTCAGCGTGAACCAAATACGCAATTTTGTATATCTCAAGTAAAATcgatgtcaaaaaagaaaaaaaaaagaaagaaaattaatttgaattccgaaattttgaattcaaattatgtttttcgcaatcacgaactgagacaggaccctactcatttgagttattgtttctagaaacggctcctgtccccccctcccccaagtctacctctcctcctgggcggttacttgtgcatagttgtgtgtgtgcgtagacctgtgtgtatgcacgtaagtgtgtgtgagtgtatgtgtgtgtgtatgtgtgtgaagtcgtgtgtgtgtatgtgtgtgaagtcgtgtgtgtgtatttgtgtgtgtgtgtgaacgtgcgtgtgtgtaggacatggacgcctccaaccaggagaagcggatagctcaaaaccggagcagccgcgccgcgccgccagcagaggacggtggacggtggtgctgcagtggcttctggtccaagttgaaaaaggcacgaacgccaaaaacggtcaaatgagaacaataagcaatcgtgattgctcaaaaagaaggaaaagaaaacgaaagtttACAGACACTGTTGTTCACTTTTCCGAGGTCAGAATAGTACATAGTAGTTATGCtttcaaaaaattcgaatttatctttttaaaggaaaaaaactcAACGAAGTCAATTATAATGACGATGCTTGAGGAATAATAAGACTATAATTCATGGAACACATTCAGGAAAGTTATGAAAGGCAAAACTTGAGAAGTATTAGTAAGTACttactgaaatttacttttccaTTCTAAGATGAAATTCTTCATTTCAGATGCGATTTCtgtgaagaaaataataaaaacaaggtTAACTACTTAGTTGTGAGCCGatgcaaaaaaagcgttttacataGGTTACGTTTcccaatatcgacaattttaacgtgattcaatggatGTCTCTAAGTCTCTAAGTATCGCTAATagcacaaaattgaaatcaaattccaaaaaaatttttttttgccaagttggcgtcaaaaacttggcgaccaatacCTTGGCGATATATTGCGAAGTATTCGCCAGCTTATGAGTTTGCATTGTAACTAGCACAGATTTTTCCCGAAAAGGTGTAAAATGTCCCTTTTGGgacatccgaatgtaaccaaaaggggaatgtcacaactagaccccactaagagtctacattacaaatttcaactttctacggcataccgtttttgaattacGGGAGATACATACTCAGactcacatacacatatacggacgtcaagagaaaactcttGGTAATTAAGTCGGGGATCCTCAAAATGGAAGTCCATACGTTCTTTGGTACACATGCACGTGCGGTCGGACCGGAAAAACAACTCAACactcattcaggggtgagcaaaatgggaaCTTCGGCtgatatttgagtgaaattttttcgcacTCCCTTAACtgtgtaaaaagaagtaaaaattatagaaaattggTGATTAAAcaaagaatgaaatgaaaataatattcattcaaaaatattttttggcctAGATTATGTTCTAAAATCCCTAAATGTTTATAACCACATCATAGGGATTAAgttctggaaagaaaaaaacatttcttgcaCTAAACACATATTTCAATTAATACTTTATCACGAATAATGTGTTCTGTTTAAatgtcatttaaaaaacattacgtATTTTGGGCTCTTCTGACATAAAATTAAACGTCCACTTTGTTTTATAGTGGCAACCTAAATTTTTAACCAATGAcggattcagaaatttttcaagttgGGGCGATTTATTTTACGTCTTTATATAAAAAAGCACTCATTCGATTGCTAAAAGCCGAATTTAACGTTCGAAACAAACAATTTAATCCTAAAACACACGCATACAAAGAATCACTTGCACAAAATGGCTTACTTTCAAGAGCTTCCTCGGGGGTTGGAGCATGGTTGTGTAATTCATCAGCCaaacctttaaatttaaaaaaaaaaaaaaaaaagagcaaaatgtgATCATAATCAGAAATGTagctaaagtattttttaaaatcaaagtaaaaatGCTCCTTGATCAGGTTTAGGGGAGTGAAATTCATTGTGGAAGAgttaaataaatatacgaaaacaGCGGGGACGATACAAAAATAGTGATGGATtccatataaaataaaaaaataaataaataactttctgGGGATACAATGGAAGACAGAGGGGAAAGATGAGATGTGTACTAGTTGATTTCTAACATTCAGAATGTatgatattttgtattttaaaaagaacgaaatacagtcgacttccgctacaacgcgattcgacttccGCGAAATGGccataacgcgaatttttcacgagtaacgaattttagagctaacgtgagtttttcgtccacaacacgagattttttggaaggaaatatcGGCTTCGTTGTAAGCTATaagtaaatattgatttcgtgaatgttattacatccctttaagcatcactgacagcgaaagctCCCACAGCAAACTTGTCTATTCATCGCGTTGCTAGTGCATCAACTAACCACTCAGcaactttcatttattcatttttttcattctaaatattaaagttgatgaaatataatggcaccttcattttaagtttgtgaagatgggaagaaaaagaaagtttctgattaaaagaaaaaaaggctgaTTATTGATATggttgaacaactacaaaacggcgacggtagcgcgacaatagtatgaatgaatcttccatacgtaaattaaaagtcaaaacaaaaagatatccgtaaaagttcagaacttagtttcaatattgaagcttgcattGCAGTCTTGCAAAGTAAATGTGTATTATGAAAATGTAAACTACTCTTGTATTCTGGAaaaaagagatcaggaagaggggctgttgccacaaattgaaacgttaaaaaGGGAacggcgaagcaaccgtatttaaaaatgtatcaggTAAGAATAACTATATCTGATCATGGAACATTATCTTATGGAGCATCATTATCAATTTTTAACTCacaaatattgttactgtatctactgtacaacACTATTATattgcaacattttattattactacatactatgCGAAACGTGTTTCGGCTTTCCcttccattgatcattcattttgtgtatCTTAAGTATTTAATGTAGAATAAAacagttttgtgtttttttaatacagtaaaagttcagttatttatgtaagaaaatgtagtgtatagttgaggaatactttaaagcagtttgagtgGTGTTCATAAGTGCCTGAatgaatttggtatgcttctaaaaaaaacttcgtatacatatattcagtaagttaccgccctacagccagggctaaggcagaaatacatgaaatacaccaccagctcagtcaattccagccaaggactgcagtttcgtgcttattagcactcatcagcccggcacaggagtgactgagctggaggtgaaaacctcttaaggaagagtgccaaacaaactggtagctaatacagaattagcactgaccagacgagtgaccgaaacaatggttcggttcaactctaatattgaaggcaaggcagtattcagtaagttacagccctacaTTTACATGTCTTTCCaataatgtcaaaaagaaaactgtgagacaattcactttttattgatagatttaatgaagaaagtagtgcctaaatttcagctaagcctaaaaaagttcgagctaaaaacgcaaatttctcCCTCAGTAATTAATTTAGAGcaatgaaacaaattgtttagaacgcggaaaaatctacccttttcaacgatgtataacattaatatgtgcaagtaatttttcactcccatattcgagaatttatgtaaaatttggacctaaattggaataaaaaaaaagaactatttatcggattttttttcgaattatagcctatgtcacagaaagaaagcacctttcatatagggaaggaatttttcaaaggtgcagtggttccggagattacctcgaacatataaacacacaaaaatccgctctctctctttataatattagtacagaTTATTATAAATGCTAGACATTCATATATCATTATGATCGctaagtaattttcaaaatttaatttttagttttgaatttagttttacttttacataaatttttatgatcaTGGTATATTTGGTGGCAAAATGGTTATGAAGGTTTTAAGGCACCCATGCATTAATTTACTAGAAGTCTCTCACTGTTTGTGACAAAACTTGTAATTTActgccttaaaatttcaagggagcattttcagcacttttaaattttaaaatcttgcatTTATCAAAGCAATATGTATCTTttaatgctaaaatttaaaacgaaaaaatgtaaaaataaaagaaaacgttgaaattttgaaaaactaccaGAAATACGCAAAAATAATAACTCTACAGTTAGACTTGATAATATCAAATGACCTGCAAACGGATATATTTACAAGTTTTAAACtactttaaagttgaaaaaagcaaaagttttcaaaagaaatacgAAGCAATTACAAAAATTGCTACTAGAACAATTCAACTTCAGCGGTCtctaaaaaaaagaatgtgcaacTATTTTCGTAGGAATATTGTATTTTCTGACATATGATGCTTCAAggcctttggaatttttttttttttttcttagttaacGAATGTGGTAAacgaaacttgatttttaagcaTCTTTCAGCGTTCGTCCTACGGTCTGTAGAAGCGGTTTTTATTAACACTGAAGCAGTAAGTAATATAGATTTCATCAAAGCATGATTTTAtgctgaataaaatatttctaaaagttaTGCATTTCAACGCGGACTACTCttgggccatttcacagtattttgtccaaatgtcgAGTTCGCAACGTGACACTTTTTTGGCATAACTATATAATTTATGTTTGAttagcacaaaattttattctgagTTAACCTTACTAACACAttaactcaaattttaaaaatgtggcaGACTCTACATTAAGAAAAAACTGTGAAATGACCCTTTTTTACTAAAAGAAGTTTactaaaataaggaaaaataaatttacctTTCGGGTGATTATTTGGCAAAGCATCAGTTTCTTCTTCGTAAAAGGAGCTCATTCTAAAATAATGTTGCAAGTATAAAAGAACACAATTTAAAGTTGTTTTCCAATAAACTATGCTGCCACAAAATAAAAGTGTTTCACTTAAAATAGTTAAAGTATGATATTCCATATAAAATATGCACAGAAATTTCAGGCATtcaaattacctttaaaaattttatgatttcAAGTTCCTTTTATCAAAATGTTAATACTCGATGCGAATTATGAATGTTTACCTCTCTACAgatcaaaaattgaagtttaagtCGAACTCTTGAAATAGcaataaaaacaaagaataaaataacgATCGTCTGCCATTTGTCGcttaagtttttaaatgtttttctctgttttttaaTGCTAGCCTtcgtaataattttaatgcagcgtaataaagtttaagaaatgtatagttaaaattgtaatattttacgaatcagcaagatttttttaaaatatcaaaataaaattgattttgggACATTTATGGCATATTGCTGCCTTTGTGTACTTAGAAAAGTTTACAGAGGTTTGATGGaatcggaactccagcgctcgaatacgctaccttgcggttatttacaaaactgcaaatgaaactaaaacattgccacgttgcgttc
Encoded proteins:
- the LOC129234555 gene encoding uncharacterized protein LOC129234555 isoform X2, whose translation is MSSFYEEETDALPNNHPKGLADELHNHAPTPEEALEKIASEMKNFILEWKSKFQESRNAEEAALAQLDNTIKKVYNLEAECLKERLYFVNRILEGRK
- the LOC129234555 gene encoding uncharacterized protein LOC129234555 isoform X1 — protein: MEYHTLTILSETLLFCGSIVYWKTTLNCVLLYLQHYFRMSSFYEEETDALPNNHPKGLADELHNHAPTPEEALEKIASEMKNFILEWKSKFQESRNAEEAALAQLDNTIKKVYNLEAECLKERLYFVNRILEGRK